AATTGTTCCGACAACAAATCCAACATCGACAGCTATATTTAAAGCGTTAATTGCGCTTAAGACACGTAATGGTATTATTTTTTCGCCACACCCAAGAGCAAAACAATGTACAATTGAAGCAGCACGAATTGTTCTTGATGCAGCAGTTGAAGCCGGAGCACCTAAGGGAATTATTGGCTGGATAGATCAACCAAGTGTTGAACTTTCAGGAGCTGTTATGCAAACCTGTGATTTGACTTTAGCAACAGGTGGTCCAGGCATGGTTAAAGCAGCATATTCTTCAGGAAAGCCAGCGATTGGTGTTGGAGCTGGAAACACACCGGCGATTATTGATGAAACAGCACATATTAAAATGGCAGTAAGCTCAATCTTACTATCAAAAAGTTTTGATAATGGTGTAATATGTGCGTCTGAGCAATCGGTGATAGTGTTAAAAGAAGTTTATAACGAAGTTCGCAAGGAATTTGCTGAACGTGGAGCCTATATATTAAGTAAAAAAGAAGTAGACGCTGTACGTAAGGTTATTTTAATTGATGGACGATTAAATGCTAACATCGTAGGTCAACCGGCAGCAAAAATTGCTCAAATGGCTGGAATTAAAGTGGATGAAGCGACGAAAGTGCTTATCGGTGAAGTATCTTCAGTAGAACTAGAAGAACCATTCTCACATGAAAAGCTTTCACCAGTACTTGCATTATATAAAGCGGATAATTTTGATGCAGCACTAACAAAAGCAGCGCGTTTGGTTGAATTAGGTGGATTGGGACATACATCTGTACTTTATACAGATCAAAATACGCAAAAAGATCGTATTGAACAATTTGGAGCAAAGATGAAGACCGGACGAACAATTATTAATATGCCATCATCTCAAGGTGCGATTGGTGACTTATATAACTTCAAGCTGGCACCGTCACTTACATTAGGATGTGGAACTTGGGGAGGAAACTCTATCTCTGAGAATGTAGGTGTTAAACATCTGATCAATGTTAAAAGTGTAGCAGAAAGGCGAGAAAATATGTTATGGTATCGAGTTCCAAATCGTGTATACTTTAAATCAGGATGCTTAGACATCGCTTTGGATGAATTAAAGGACTTAGGCAAGAAAAAAGCATTTATTGTAACAGATAAAGTTCTCTATGACTTAGGATATGCTGAAAAAGTAACGGATAAATTAGACAGTGTTGGAATTGATACAAAAGTGTTCTTTGATGTTCAACCTGACCCAACTTTAGCAACTGCACGAAAAGGTGCCAAAGAAATGCAAGCCTTTGAGCCAGATGTGATCATTGCACTTGGTGGAGGTTCACCAATGGACGCGGCAAAAATTATGTGGGTTATGTATGAACATCCAGAAGTACGATTTGAAGATTTAGCAATGCGTTTTATGGATATACGTAAACGTGTCTTTAGATTCCCAACAATGGGGCAAAAAGCAATGATGGTTGCAGTTCCTACATCAGCAGGAACGGGTTCAGAAGTAACGCCATTTGCAGTTATTACAGATGAAAAAACAGATGTTAAATATCCATTAGCAGATTATGAACTCACTCCGAATATGGCCATCGTTGATGCTGAATTAATGATGAATATGCCAAAAGGATTAACAGCAGCATCAGGTATCGATGCGTTAACACATGCGCTGGAAGCATATGTATCGGTATTAGCATCGGAGTATACGAATGGACAAGCTCTTGAAGCAATTCGATTAATCTTTAAATATTTGCCTGAGGCATATAATGAAGGTACAACAAATATCAAAGCACGTGAAAAGATGGCACATGCCTCAACGATGGCAGGAATGGCATTTGCCAATGCATTCTTAGGTGTTTGTCACTCGATGGCACATAAGTTAGGTTCTATGCATCATATTGCACACGGAGTTGCTAATGGACTGCTAATTAATGAAGTAATTCGCTTTAATGCTGTAGATAACCCAAGAAAACAAGCTGCATTCCCTCAATACAAATATCCAAATGCAAAATGGAGATATGCACGTATTGCTGACTACCTACAATTAGGTGGAACGACAGAGGAAGAAAAAGTTGAAAACTTAATCAAAGCCATCGACGAGTTAAAAGAAAAAGTAGGTATCCCAAAAACAATCAAAGAGACAGGTATATCTGCGAAGAAGTTCTATGCTACGCTTGATGAAATGAGTGAAAATGCTTTTGATGACCAGTGTACAGGTGCTAACCCAAGATATCCACTTATCAGCGAGATAAAAGAAATCTATACACGTGTGTTTGAAGGAACTGAAAAAACAGAAAAATAGATGAATAGCAAATATTAACAGCATAAATTAAAAGAAAAGACTCCTGCCCATAGCCTATGCTATGGGCAGGGGTTTTTGCGTATATAGTTTACAGTATTGCATTAAGTAGTCATCAAGAGTTGTCAATTGTTTGCGTATAGGTTATTATATTTTTAAAAGAAGTATATCAAAAAGGGGGACTATCGTAGAGATATTACACCATGAGAAGCGCTACAATAGCTAAGTGTGCTAAAACAAAAGACGGGGATAAAAAATCGGAGGTAATAGTAAACGCATATGAAAAAGATAAGATTTGCCGTAATTGGAACCAACTTTATAGCTAAAGATTTTCTTCAAGCTGCAAAAACAGATGAGTTTTTTGAGCTGACAGCATTATATACAAGGAATCCAGAAAATGCATCGAAGTTAGGCCTTGATTCACAGGCCATACAAGTAAGTTGTGATTTTAATGAATTCTTGAACTTAGAGATATATGATGCTGTGTATATCTCAAGTCCCAATGCGCTACATGCGCCTCAAAGTATTGCGCTTATGAATAAAGGAAAGCATATTTTATGTGAGAAACCTTTAGCGAGCAATTCAAAAGAAGTAGCATTGATGATTGCAGCAGCTAAAGATAATCAGGTAATCTTTTTAGAAGCGATGCGACCTATTTTTCATCCTGCGATGGAGCGAGTCAAAGAAGGAATGAAAAAAATCGGGCAAATACATTTTGCGGATTTTAGATTTTGCCAGTATTCTTCTCGCTATGACGCATTTAAAGCAGGACAGATTCTTAATGCCTTTAATCCGAAGTTGTCTAATGGTGCAATTATGGATATCGGTATTTATCCGATAGAAGTCATGCTAGATCTGCTAGGAATACCACGCCAGGTCAATGGTTATGGAAAAGTACTCAAAGACAGCATTGATGCCTATGGACACCTTGTGGCTCAATATGAGAATATGTATTGCATGATTACCTATTCAAAAGTTTCCAATTCGTACTTACCGTGTGAGATTCAAGGCGAGAAAGGGGCTCTTCTTATAGATAAGATTACCAATACTTCTAAAGTATGGATTCGCTGGAAAAGTGGAGAAGAAGAGATTCTGTATGATAAAATAATTGAGAAAGATATGAAATTTGAACTTAGATATTTTATGGAAGCGATTTGGGGAACCAAAGAAACGGCGCAGTTAAATAGGATTTCTGTAGAAAGCTTAAAAATTGTTGATAACATTCGTAAGGAACTAGGTGTGGTTTTTCCTGCTGATTAAATAACCTCATCTGATTTATGTGAAGTATGCTTTGAGACAAGAACAAAGAAAGTACAAAATGACTGTGCTTTTGAGATGTCTATATGCAGAGGGTGGAAAAATGCTTAAATTTTCAGTGGAATGTACATAAAAATTGTGCAAATAGACGAGGATGAAAAAGTGGTGCTACAAAAAAATGAATAAAAAAACACAAAAAATATTCTTTGATGTAAAAATATAGTGACATATAATACAAACTCAAAGATATAGGATTTCAAATATTATGCGTATCCGTAGATTTGACTTTAGGATTTGAGGAGCATATAATAATGAATGGAATCGAACGATTGGTAAATAAAGTTGAGTGCATACGCAAGCAAAGTTATGGACCAAATATGATACCTAGATTTGGTGTATTCATATTGGTCTTTTTTTGTGCACGATTATGATGGAGGCGACAATGGAAAAAGGACAAATGGAGGCACACATTAGTACAAGCATGATAACGTTCCAACGTAAACAACTGGGACGTGGAGCGGAATCGGCAAAAACATATATTATTGATGATATGATTGTCATTCGCCTCAAAGGGGTATTGACAGCGGCAGAAAAAGAGTTGGCGCGTGAGGAAAAAGGAAAAGCGTTAGTTAAAGAGATGCGTTATCAATTAGAGGAGATTATTCGCCCGAAGCTTGAAGAAATGATTGAAGAGATTACAGGATGTAAAGTTATATCTATTCATAATGATATTAGTACAAAAACCGGAGAACGTATGGATGTCATTATTCTTGAAAAATCATTAGGATTTTAAAAAATATGCATGGAGGATGACGATGTTATCATATGACTTTTTCTTAGACTTAGCGATTATACTTTTGAGTACAAAAATTTTTGGTTTGTTGACAAGAAAAGTTCAAATGCCGCAAGTCGTAGGTGCTTTATTGGCAGGGGTACTTTTGGGACCAACTTTTTTAAATGTATTGCAGGAAACAGAATTCATTGATAAGATGGCAGAACTTGGTGTAATTATGCTGATGTTTACTGCCGGTATGGAAACCGATATCAAGGAATTAAAGCAAACAGGTAAGGCTTCATTTATCATTGCAGCGTTTGGTGTTGGAATTCCATTAATTGGAGGCTTTTTAGCAGCAGCTGTTTTTTCAGGTAATATTGCATCGATGTCAAAACTGGAATTGTTGCAAAATATTTTTATAGGGGTCATCTTAACGGCCACATCAGTGAGTATAACCGTAGAGACACTTCGGGAAATGGGAAAGCTAAAAACAAAGTCAGGAACAGCGATATTGGGAGCCGCTGTTATTGACGATATTATGGGAATTATCATTTTGACATTTATTATAAGTTTTAGAGATAGTTCGGTGAGTTTGACAAGTATTGTTATGCGCATTATCCTCTTTTTCGTTTTTTCAACAGTATGTGGATTTTTATTTTATAAAGGCTTTGAATATATGAGTAAAAAATATGGACGAAAACGGCGAATTCCTATATACAGCTTCATCTTGTGCCTTATTTTAGCTTATATTGCTGAAGAGTATTTTGGAATTGCAGATATTACCGGTGCGTATTTGGCGGGTATTATCATTAGTAATTTAAAAAGCAATGAATATGTTGCTGAAAAAGTGGAAATCACATCATATATGCTTTTCTCACCTATATTTTTTGCAAGTATAGGGATAAAAACTTCAATTCATACGATGAGTTGGAATATTGTCTTTTTCTCATTGCTTTTGATTGTTGTTGCGATCATGACAAAAATTATTGGTTGTGGCATAGGTGCTAGACTTACCGGGTTTAGCAGGGAAGATTCGATAAAAATTGGAATAGGTATGGTTTCACGAGGAGAGGTAGCACTTATTGTTGCAAATAAAGGGGCTGCGGTCGGATTAATTCGTGAAGAGTATTTTGCGCCGATTATTATTGTGGTTTTGGTAACGACTTTAATTACTCCAATCTTATTAAAACTTGCATATAAAGGAAAAAAAGAAAATATTCAGAATGTTGCTTTGCAACGCTCATAATAAAAATCTCGGACATCTGTTCGAGATTTTTTTGCAAGAAAGTGTACGTTAAAAACCATCAAGCTGTGATGATGCAATTGATTAAATTGTCATAATGTGGTATATTTTAGTATGACTATTCATGCTATAGGGAGGTAAGAAAATGATCGATTTTAAGAAAAAAGACATAATAGATACGTTTGAATTTAATAATAAAACATATCAATATGTAAACTTAAATAAGCTTCAAGAACTTACAGGTGTTAACTTAGAGCGCTTGCCAAAGACCATAAAAATTTTGTTGGAAAACGTGATTCGAAATTACGATGGAAATCTCATTACAAGCGAACATATTAATCAGCTGTTATACTGGGGAGAAACCGATGATGTCAAAGAGGTCGGCTTTATTCCATCCAGAATTGTTTTGCAAGATTTTACAGGTGTGCCAGCAGTTGTAGACTTGGCAGCCATGCGTAATGCTGTAGCAAGAATGGGAAAAGATCCGAGTGTTATTAATCCGTTGGTTCCTGTAGACTTAGTTATAGACCACTCTGTCATGGTGGATGCATATGGTAGCCAAGAGGCACTGAAATTTAATGTGGAAAAAGAGTTTGAACGCAATCATGAGCGTTATCGTTTTCTAAAATGGGCGCAAAATTCCTTTGAAAACTTTAGAGCGGTTCCACCGTCAACAGGTATTATTCATCAGGTGAACTTAGAATACCTGGCGACCGTTGTTGCTGAGCGCGAAGTGGACGGGGGAACAATGCTTCTTCCAGACACATTGGTTGGAACGGATTCACATACAACAATGATTAATGGAATTGGTATATTAGGCTGGGGCGTTGGAGGTATCGAAGCTGAAGCAGGAATGCTTGGCCAACCTTTATACTTTGTTACACCCCAAGTTGTGGGCGTACATATGACAGGACAACTTCAAGAAGGGGTTACAGCAACTGATCTTGCTCTTCGTGTAACAGAACTTCTTCGCCAGAATAATGTGGTTGGTAAGTTCGTTGAATATTTTGGACCGGGAGCACAAACGTTGTCTCTTCCAGACCGAGCAACAGTATCAAATATGTCGCCTGAATATGGTGCGACGATGGGATATTTTGCGGTGGATGAAGAAACATTAGACTATATGGCATTAACAGGACGGGATGAAGAAAAGATTGGGCTGGTACAAGAATATTTATCACGTCAAAATTTATTCGGAATAGATATTGAAACAGAAGTTGAATATAGCCAAGTTATAGAACTTGACTTATCAACGTTATCGGCAAGTTTGGCAGGACCAAAACGTCCACAAGACCGTGTGCCGTTAAGTGAACTTAAGAATGCGTTTCAAGAGATTGCCATTAAGCCGGTAGCAGATGGCGGGTATGGATTGAATAGAGAGGATTTAGATAAAAAAGTTCTATTAGACGGGTGGAAAGATGCCGATGGACAACCATCAGAACTTCGAACGGGGGATGTAGTTTTAGCGGCAATAACAAGTTGTACCAATACCTCGAATCCATCCGTAATGATTGGAGCCGGACTTGTTGCAAAAAAAGCTGTTGAAGCAGGACTAAGTGTACCTAATTATGTAAAAACCAGCTTGACACCTGGATCCTTGGTGGTAACAGAGTATTTGAAAAAGGCCAATGTCCTTGAAAGCTTAGAAACACTAGGATTTAATGTGGCAGGTTATGGATGTGCAACCTGTATAGGAAACAGTGGACCTTTGGATGAACCTGTAACAAAAGCCATTGTAGATAATGACATGCTTGTCGGTTCTGTACTTAGTGGTAACCGAAACTTTGAAGGACGGATTCATCAGCATATTAAGGCAAACTATTTGGCTTCTCCAATGCTTGTGGTGGCATATGCATTGGCAGGGACACTAGATATTGATTTTGATACACAAGCCATTGGAAAAGATAAAGATGGCAATGAAGTCTTCTTAAAAGACTTATGGCCATCAAATAGTGAACTTAGTGATGCTGTAAAACAAGCAGTATCTAATGAAATGTTCATTGAACAATATCGAAGTATTTATGAAGCGAACAATCAATGGAATGCTATTGATGCACCATCTGGAATGCTCTATGAATGGGAAGAAGATTCAACATATATTCGCGAGCCGGAGTTCTTTAAAAATCTTGAAAAAATGGAATCCATTGAAGATATCGTGGGAGCTAAAGTTTTACTATCGTTGGGGGATTCGATTACGACAGACCATATCTCACCGGCAGGAAGTATTACAACAAAATCGCCGGCGGGCATATATTTAGCAAGTATGGGTGTGGATCGTCTTGATTTTAATTCTTATGGTTCTAGACGTGGTAACCATGAGGTCATGATGCGAGGAACATTTGCGAATATTCGTATCCGAAACCGTTTAGCAGATGGCGTTGAAGGCGGCTATACAACAATGGAAGAAGGTAGCGAGGTGCTATCCGTCTTTGATGCAGCGATGCAATATCAAGCAAAGAACATACCGCTGATTGTTATTGCTGGAAAAGAATATGGAACGGGAAGTTCTAGAGACTGGGCCGCAAAGGGAACAAATCTTTTAGGGGTCAAAGCAGTAATTGCTGAGAGTTATGAACGGATTCACAGAAGCAATTTAGTTGGAATGGGCGTATTGCCACTTCAATTTTTACCAGGAGAATCGGTTGAAGCACTTGGACTGACAGGACGAGAAACTTATCGTATTGAGGGACTTTCCCAAGCAAAACCAATGGATAAAGTTAAGGTGATAGCTGAAAGTGAAGAGGGTAAAGTGAAAGTCTTTGAAGTACGCATGCGATTAGACAGTACAGTCGACATTGATTATTACTTAAACCAAGGGATACTCCAAAAAGTACTTTTAGAAATTTAATATAGGGAGGACTTATGCGCAATATCAAGTTAAAATACAAGTTAATCTTGTTAAGCATGATGATGATTCTTGCTTTTATAGCATTGATCTTATTTTCAGTATTGCCGACATTTAATCGCACTCTAGAGACCAAGACAGAACAAAAACTCGTTGAATTTGTTGAAATGCCAATGGGAATTATCGCTAAGTATCATCAAATGTCCATTGAAGGAGACCTTAGTGAAGATGAAGCAAAACAGATGGCTCTAGCAGCTATAAAACAGTTGCGCTATGATGATGGAACGGGATATTTTTGGATTAATGATGATACGTTGCCTATTCCTACGATGATAATGCATACCACATCTGCGGAGTTGGATGGTACAGTTCTTGATGATCCAAGCTATAATGTTGCCAACGGAACCCAGGAAAATTTTTTCTCGGTGTTTGTTCGTCTGACGAATCAAGATGGTAAGGGGTTTGTCAGGTATTTGTGGCCAAAAGTTTCTGTAAATGAAACAACTTCAGAACAACCGAAACTATCCTACGTCGAAAAGTACGAACCATGGGGATGGATTGTTGGGACAGGTGTTTATGTCGATGATTTAAGACAAATAGAAGTATCCATAAGAAATCGTGTGCTAGTCGGTACGGGTATCGTGATTATGATTACGGTGTTACTTGTTATTGCCATTACTGTTCCTCTTGAAAAAACATTAATTAAAATGTTGTCTGCAACAAAAAAATACCAAGAATACGATTTTAGAGAAGCTATTCAAATAGAGCAATCCGATGAATTTGGCGTCATTGCAAAAGCTTTTAATCGTGTGAGCCAAGGCATCAGTCAAATGGTTCAAAAAATAAGTGAGAGTTCAAAATTGATTCATAATAGTTTTCAAGAAATTCGTACAAGCTTATCTGGTCTTAATCAGGTGACCGATGAGACGGAGCAAAGTACAATTGAAATCGCAAATGTTATGAATCAGACGCGACAAAATTCAGAAGAGGTAGCGCATATTATTGGCGAAGCACGCAATGCGATTGAGACCATCGCAGAACGAGCGAGCAATGGTTCGGTTATGTCGAGTGAAATTAGCCAAAGGGCTATTCAGATGAAAGATGAAGCTGGAGAATCAAAAAAAGATGCAGAACAGATCTATGCGAATGCAAAAGAAAAAATGACCATAGCCATTGAGAGTGCATCAGAAGTATCAAGAATTAATGAATTGCTGGAATCAATCCTAGACATAACAGACCAAACCAATCTATTGGCATTAAATGCTTCCATTGAAGCGGCACGAGCAGGTGAGTCTGGACGAGGCTTTTCAATTGTTGCACAAGAAATAAAAAAACTGGCAGAATCATCGTCATCCATGGTGGAAGATATACGTGAAGTGACAGTTCGCATTGAAGAGGTGGTAAATTCCTTGGTCAATGATTCACAAGAAATGCTTAGTTTTATTGATACAAAAGTGCTAGAAGATTATGAAAAACTCTCGAGTTTAGGACAACAATATAATAAAGACTCCAATGCCTTTAATGATATTATGCTGGATTTAAGTGCCACGTCCCAAGAATTGTTTGGTTCGATGGATACTATACATACAGCTATGCTCAATGTTGCTGATTCAACCAATATCGGAGCTAAAGGTGTGGAACAGATTCGAGATAATATGCGAATTATTTCCCAAGATGCGGAAAACTTTTTAAGTATTGCAGATAAAAACATGGCATCCGCTGAAGCGCTTGATGCGATGATACAACAATTTAAAATTTAACAACAGAGATAACAAAAGGCTGTAGCACTATTTTATTTAGTGTACAGCCTTTTGTTATAAAAAATCCCGAGCACAAGACTCAGGATTTAGTGTGAAATTTGATTATGTCAAGTAACCAAATGTTATTATTCTTCGATGACATACATTTCATCAATTTGTGCTTGTAGGGATTCGTTCTCCAAAAACTCATCAAAGTCAGATAGACGATCAACAAGACCTTGTGGTGTAATTTCAAACACTCGATTAGCCACAGTTTCTATAAAACGGTGGTCATGAGAGGAGAAGATAACATTTCCTTTAAAACTAATTAATCCATCATTCACAGCTTGAATGGATTCAAGGTCAAGGTGGTTTGTCGGTTCATCAAGCAAGACAACATTGGCTCCAGATAACATCATTTTAGAAAGCATGCAACGGACTTTTTCTCCACCGGAAAGGACAGAGGCTTTTTTAAGCGCTTCATCACCACTAAAGAGCATCTTTCCTAAGAAGCCACGAATAAAGGATTCGTCTTGTTCTTTTGAGTATTGACGTAACCAATCAACTAAAGATAAATCGGAGCCTTCAAAGTATTCGCTATTGTCTTTTGGGAGATAGGCAGTTGTTACGGTAACGCCCCATGTATATTCGCCTTCATCCGGCTCCATTTCTCCCATTAGGATTTTGAACAAAGCAGTTCTTGCTTGTTCGTTACGGCTAAGAACAACGATTTTGTCATCCTTGTTGACAGTGAAACTAATGTTGTTGAGTAATTTGACACCATCGATTGTTTTAGAAATTCCTTCGACACGTAAAATCTCCTTACCAACTTCACGATCTTGAGAAAAATTGACAAAAGGATAACGTCGTGAAGAGGGTTTAATATCTTCGATTTTAATTTTATCCAACATCTTCTTACGTGATGTTGCTTGCTTAGCCTTTGAAGCGTTTGAGCTAAATCGTGCAATAAAGGCTTTTAATTCGTTGATTTTTTCTTCAGCTTTTTTGTTTTGGTCATTAATCATTCGTGACATCAGCTGACTAGATTCATACCAGAAATCATAATTACCGATAAAGAGATTGGCTTTCCCAAAATCAATATCAACAATATGTGTACATACATTATTTAAAAAGTGACGGTCATGGGATACGACAATAACCGTGTTTGGATATTCAATTAAAAACTCTTCAAGCCAGTTAATGGTTCTAAAATCCAAATGGTTTGTAGGCTCATCAAGTAGTAGAGTGTGTGGGTTGCCAAAAAGAGCTTGAGCCAACAATACTTTTACTTTCTC
This sequence is a window from Vallitaleaceae bacterium 9-2. Protein-coding genes within it:
- a CDS encoding cation:proton antiporter; this encodes MLSYDFFLDLAIILLSTKIFGLLTRKVQMPQVVGALLAGVLLGPTFLNVLQETEFIDKMAELGVIMLMFTAGMETDIKELKQTGKASFIIAAFGVGIPLIGGFLAAAVFSGNIASMSKLELLQNIFIGVILTATSVSITVETLREMGKLKTKSGTAILGAAVIDDIMGIIILTFIISFRDSSVSLTSIVMRIILFFVFSTVCGFLFYKGFEYMSKKYGRKRRIPIYSFILCLILAYIAEEYFGIADITGAYLAGIIISNLKSNEYVAEKVEITSYMLFSPIFFASIGIKTSIHTMSWNIVFFSLLLIVVAIMTKIIGCGIGARLTGFSREDSIKIGIGMVSRGEVALIVANKGAAVGLIREEYFAPIIIVVLVTTLITPILLKLAYKGKKENIQNVALQRS
- a CDS encoding Gfo/Idh/MocA family oxidoreductase; this translates as MKKIRFAVIGTNFIAKDFLQAAKTDEFFELTALYTRNPENASKLGLDSQAIQVSCDFNEFLNLEIYDAVYISSPNALHAPQSIALMNKGKHILCEKPLASNSKEVALMIAAAKDNQVIFLEAMRPIFHPAMERVKEGMKKIGQIHFADFRFCQYSSRYDAFKAGQILNAFNPKLSNGAIMDIGIYPIEVMLDLLGIPRQVNGYGKVLKDSIDAYGHLVAQYENMYCMITYSKVSNSYLPCEIQGEKGALLIDKITNTSKVWIRWKSGEEEILYDKIIEKDMKFELRYFMEAIWGTKETAQLNRISVESLKIVDNIRKELGVVFPAD
- the adhE gene encoding bifunctional acetaldehyde-CoA/alcohol dehydrogenase, encoding MTTVKDMETLLQRIQEIKEAQKEFSSYPQEKVDEIFRQAAMAANNARIKLAKMAVEETGMGIVEDKVIKNHFASEYIYNQYKDEKTCGIIEEDHAFGITKVAEPIGIIAAIVPTTNPTSTAIFKALIALKTRNGIIFSPHPRAKQCTIEAARIVLDAAVEAGAPKGIIGWIDQPSVELSGAVMQTCDLTLATGGPGMVKAAYSSGKPAIGVGAGNTPAIIDETAHIKMAVSSILLSKSFDNGVICASEQSVIVLKEVYNEVRKEFAERGAYILSKKEVDAVRKVILIDGRLNANIVGQPAAKIAQMAGIKVDEATKVLIGEVSSVELEEPFSHEKLSPVLALYKADNFDAALTKAARLVELGGLGHTSVLYTDQNTQKDRIEQFGAKMKTGRTIINMPSSQGAIGDLYNFKLAPSLTLGCGTWGGNSISENVGVKHLINVKSVAERRENMLWYRVPNRVYFKSGCLDIALDELKDLGKKKAFIVTDKVLYDLGYAEKVTDKLDSVGIDTKVFFDVQPDPTLATARKGAKEMQAFEPDVIIALGGGSPMDAAKIMWVMYEHPEVRFEDLAMRFMDIRKRVFRFPTMGQKAMMVAVPTSAGTGSEVTPFAVITDEKTDVKYPLADYELTPNMAIVDAELMMNMPKGLTAASGIDALTHALEAYVSVLASEYTNGQALEAIRLIFKYLPEAYNEGTTNIKAREKMAHASTMAGMAFANAFLGVCHSMAHKLGSMHHIAHGVANGLLINEVIRFNAVDNPRKQAAFPQYKYPNAKWRYARIADYLQLGGTTEEEKVENLIKAIDELKEKVGIPKTIKETGISAKKFYATLDEMSENAFDDQCTGANPRYPLISEIKEIYTRVFEGTEKTEK
- a CDS encoding DUF2294 domain-containing protein → MEKGQMEAHISTSMITFQRKQLGRGAESAKTYIIDDMIVIRLKGVLTAAEKELAREEKGKALVKEMRYQLEEIIRPKLEEMIEEITGCKVISIHNDISTKTGERMDVIILEKSLGF
- the acnA gene encoding aconitate hydratase AcnA; its protein translation is MIDFKKKDIIDTFEFNNKTYQYVNLNKLQELTGVNLERLPKTIKILLENVIRNYDGNLITSEHINQLLYWGETDDVKEVGFIPSRIVLQDFTGVPAVVDLAAMRNAVARMGKDPSVINPLVPVDLVIDHSVMVDAYGSQEALKFNVEKEFERNHERYRFLKWAQNSFENFRAVPPSTGIIHQVNLEYLATVVAEREVDGGTMLLPDTLVGTDSHTTMINGIGILGWGVGGIEAEAGMLGQPLYFVTPQVVGVHMTGQLQEGVTATDLALRVTELLRQNNVVGKFVEYFGPGAQTLSLPDRATVSNMSPEYGATMGYFAVDEETLDYMALTGRDEEKIGLVQEYLSRQNLFGIDIETEVEYSQVIELDLSTLSASLAGPKRPQDRVPLSELKNAFQEIAIKPVADGGYGLNREDLDKKVLLDGWKDADGQPSELRTGDVVLAAITSCTNTSNPSVMIGAGLVAKKAVEAGLSVPNYVKTSLTPGSLVVTEYLKKANVLESLETLGFNVAGYGCATCIGNSGPLDEPVTKAIVDNDMLVGSVLSGNRNFEGRIHQHIKANYLASPMLVVAYALAGTLDIDFDTQAIGKDKDGNEVFLKDLWPSNSELSDAVKQAVSNEMFIEQYRSIYEANNQWNAIDAPSGMLYEWEEDSTYIREPEFFKNLEKMESIEDIVGAKVLLSLGDSITTDHISPAGSITTKSPAGIYLASMGVDRLDFNSYGSRRGNHEVMMRGTFANIRIRNRLADGVEGGYTTMEEGSEVLSVFDAAMQYQAKNIPLIVIAGKEYGTGSSRDWAAKGTNLLGVKAVIAESYERIHRSNLVGMGVLPLQFLPGESVEALGLTGRETYRIEGLSQAKPMDKVKVIAESEEGKVKVFEVRMRLDSTVDIDYYLNQGILQKVLLEI
- a CDS encoding methyl-accepting chemotaxis protein, with protein sequence MRNIKLKYKLILLSMMMILAFIALILFSVLPTFNRTLETKTEQKLVEFVEMPMGIIAKYHQMSIEGDLSEDEAKQMALAAIKQLRYDDGTGYFWINDDTLPIPTMIMHTTSAELDGTVLDDPSYNVANGTQENFFSVFVRLTNQDGKGFVRYLWPKVSVNETTSEQPKLSYVEKYEPWGWIVGTGVYVDDLRQIEVSIRNRVLVGTGIVIMITVLLVIAITVPLEKTLIKMLSATKKYQEYDFREAIQIEQSDEFGVIAKAFNRVSQGISQMVQKISESSKLIHNSFQEIRTSLSGLNQVTDETEQSTIEIANVMNQTRQNSEEVAHIIGEARNAIETIAERASNGSVMSSEISQRAIQMKDEAGESKKDAEQIYANAKEKMTIAIESASEVSRINELLESILDITDQTNLLALNASIEAARAGESGRGFSIVAQEIKKLAESSSSMVEDIREVTVRIEEVVNSLVNDSQEMLSFIDTKVLEDYEKLSSLGQQYNKDSNAFNDIMLDLSATSQELFGSMDTIHTAMLNVADSTNIGAKGVEQIRDNMRIISQDAENFLSIADKNMASAEALDAMIQQFKI
- a CDS encoding ATP-binding cassette domain-containing protein translates to MLSANNVSLSFSDKQLFKNVNLQFNHGNCYGVIGANGSGKSTFLKILSGEIEPNTGDVSKTPGERIAVLKQDHFQYDHETIIDTVIMGHERLYQIIHEKEALYAKEDFTEEDGVKSAELEAEFAELDGWDAEYDAEKLLIGLGIPKSLHQTKMGDLNGSEKVKVLLAQALFGNPHTLLLDEPTNHLDFRTINWLEEFLIEYPNTVIVVSHDRHFLNNVCTHIVDIDFGKANLFIGNYDFWYESSQLMSRMINDQNKKAEEKINELKAFIARFSSNASKAKQATSRKKMLDKIKIEDIKPSSRRYPFVNFSQDREVGKEILRVEGISKTIDGVKLLNNISFTVNKDDKIVVLSRNEQARTALFKILMGEMEPDEGEYTWGVTVTTAYLPKDNSEYFEGSDLSLVDWLRQYSKEQDESFIRGFLGKMLFSGDEALKKASVLSGGEKVRCMLSKMMLSGANVVLLDEPTNHLDLESIQAVNDGLISFKGNVIFSSHDHRFIETVANRVFEITPQGLVDRLSDFDEFLENESLQAQIDEMYVIEE